A part of Candidatus Stoquefichus sp. SB1 genomic DNA contains:
- a CDS encoding metal-dependent transcriptional regulator, translated as MSKEPSDFHTFTGYRMTSRQELTPAMEDYLEMIYRLYHQQQKIRIGDLSRHLNVQPSSTTKIVQRLKQFGYVDFEKYGDIALTDKGILEGEYLLYRHEILHRFLCVLNHSDDELEQVEKIEHFMDKKTILEIEKLTQLLENDPHYQNDL; from the coding sequence ATGAGCAAAGAACCTAGTGATTTTCATACTTTTACGGGCTATCGTATGACTTCTAGACAGGAACTCACTCCTGCAATGGAAGATTATTTAGAAATGATTTACAGACTTTATCATCAACAACAAAAAATTAGAATAGGCGATTTATCTCGTCATTTAAACGTTCAACCTTCTTCAACTACAAAGATTGTTCAAAGACTCAAACAGTTTGGATATGTTGATTTTGAAAAATATGGGGATATTGCTTTAACTGATAAAGGTATATTAGAAGGGGAGTATTTGTTGTATCGTCATGAAATTCTTCATCGTTTTTTATGTGTTCTTAATCATTCAGATGATGAATTGGAACAAGTTGAAAAGATAGAACATTTTATGGATAAGAAAACAATCTTAGAAATAGAAAAGCTAACTCAGTTGCTTGAAAATGATCCTCATTATCAAAATGATTTATGA
- a CDS encoding helix-turn-helix domain-containing protein, producing MEQKKIGLFLKKLRKENNLTQEVLAEKLSVSSRTVSRWETGNNMPDISMLVELSEFYQVSIPEIIDGERKSEKMNQETRDTAVKIAEYSDHKTKIEKRRLITYLLGIFGIFIMISAFAIFPNDSSWGSIYAIIGGLILVISVYFGTQHLLMKRRLRILTIIGCIIILFGLFTITDYIAVSQFHQVPRFSYCKSYGENIIEHKTLFYTVIQKNPGTKNEQIEIVK from the coding sequence TTGGAACAGAAAAAAATAGGTTTATTCTTGAAAAAACTACGTAAAGAAAATAACCTAACCCAAGAAGTTCTAGCTGAGAAACTCAGTGTATCTAGTAGAACAGTATCGAGATGGGAAACAGGCAATAATATGCCAGATATCAGTATGTTGGTTGAACTATCTGAATTCTATCAGGTGAGCATACCTGAAATTATTGATGGTGAAAGGAAAAGTGAGAAAATGAATCAAGAGACAAGAGATACAGCAGTAAAAATAGCAGAATATAGTGACCATAAGACAAAAATTGAGAAACGACGACTTATAACCTATCTACTAGGAATATTTGGAATCTTTATAATGATTTCTGCTTTTGCAATATTTCCAAATGACAGCAGCTGGGGAAGTATTTATGCAATCATTGGTGGATTGATTTTAGTTATTAGCGTTTATTTTGGAACTCAACATCTATTGATGAAAAGAAGATTACGTATTTTGACTATTATTGGATGTATAATTATACTATTTGGTCTATTTACTATTACAGATTATATTGCAGTTTCACAATTTCATCAGGTTCCTAGATTTAGTTATTGTAAATCTTATGGCGAAAATATCATTGAACACAAAACATTATTTTATACAGTCATTCAAAAAAATCCAGGCACTAAGAATGAACAAATTGAGATAGTAAAATAA
- a CDS encoding 3'-5' exonuclease, whose product MQSNDRRPKNRGKYVKKIVDDYCVLDLETTGLSWQRDQIIEIGIIKVRNQKVIDKYEQLLDPQREISHFITQLTGIDNNMVFGMPTLYDIMDEVINFISDDIIIGHNTAFDLSFIANHFGMDIENEYMDTLQFSRKVYPQLKHHRLTDMVELLNLTNNEHRSLADCTATYELYEHLKNIIIQNHIKL is encoded by the coding sequence ATGCAATCAAATGATAGAAGACCTAAAAATCGAGGAAAATATGTAAAAAAGATTGTTGATGATTATTGTGTTCTAGATTTAGAAACAACAGGTTTATCTTGGCAAAGAGATCAAATCATTGAAATAGGAATTATTAAAGTTAGAAATCAAAAAGTCATTGATAAATATGAACAACTTTTAGATCCTCAACGAGAAATTAGTCATTTTATCACACAATTAACCGGTATTGATAATAATATGGTTTTTGGTATGCCTACTTTATATGACATTATGGATGAAGTTATTAATTTTATAAGTGATGATATTATTATTGGTCATAATACAGCCTTTGATTTAAGTTTTATTGCTAATCACTTTGGCATGGATATTGAAAATGAATACATGGACACTTTACAGTTTTCTAGAAAAGTCTATCCCCAGCTCAAGCATCATCGCTTAACTGATATGGTTGAACTTTTAAACCTAACAAATAATGAACATAGATCCTTAGCAGATTGTACAGCGACTTATGAATTGTATGAACATTTAAAAAATATAATTATTCAAAATCACATAAAACTTTAA
- a CDS encoding FeoA family protein — protein MNLNNLPIGAKAKVKTLTATDNMRRRLLDIGLINGTVVECLGRSPQGDPSAYFIRGAVIAIRSEDCQDIVIENIMEADKVEGRYPIKSTQKC, from the coding sequence ATGAATTTAAATAATTTGCCTATAGGTGCAAAAGCAAAGGTTAAAACGCTAACTGCAACAGACAATATGCGTCGTCGCCTTCTTGATATTGGTCTCATTAATGGAACTGTTGTTGAATGTTTAGGACGTAGTCCACAAGGTGATCCCTCAGCGTACTTTATACGTGGAGCAGTTATTGCGATTAGAAGTGAAGATTGCCAAGATATCGTTATAGAAAATATAATGGAGGCTGATAAGGTTGAAGGAAGATATCCAATCAAATCAACTCAAAAATGTTGA
- a CDS encoding Na+/H+ antiporter NhaC family protein — translation MNFIGTFWALIPAIIAIVIALKTKEVYISLFIGIFVGGLLLTGFQPLAAIETVFETMITSLSDTWNIGILIFLVFLGTIVALMTRAGGSRAYGQWATRRIKSKKGALLSTFGLGVLIFVDDYFNCLTVGSVMRNICDELKISRAKLAYIIDSTAAPICIIAPISSWAAAVSGYTSGDGFTLFLETIPFNLYALLTIVMVLCVIHFDLNIGTMKEYELSAQNGDVHHGHEEYKDVNYIETSDKGRVLDLILPVLFLIVSCITCMIYTGGFFEGVSFIEAFTNCNASLGLVLGSFLTLVFTFLLYLPRHVLSYNEFAECLPTGFKMMVPAMTILALAWTLGDIVSTHLQAGLFVSTMLEQYQISVAILPACLFVIGAGLAFATGTSWGTFGILIPIVTAIFTEGNPMLVICISSILAGAVCGDHISPISDTTIMASAGAQCHHVGHVSTQLPYAMIVGSACVVGYIVAGLTQNVWLTFLSGLFSLGVIILFIKKRAS, via the coding sequence ATGAATTTTATTGGAACATTTTGGGCTTTGATCCCAGCGATTATCGCAATTGTGATTGCATTAAAGACAAAAGAAGTCTATATATCATTGTTTATTGGTATTTTTGTAGGTGGATTATTATTGACTGGATTTCAGCCTCTTGCAGCTATTGAAACCGTTTTTGAAACAATGATTACAAGTTTATCTGATACATGGAATATTGGAATATTGATATTTTTGGTATTCTTGGGAACAATTGTTGCGTTAATGACAAGGGCAGGTGGCAGTCGTGCTTATGGTCAATGGGCAACACGTAGAATCAAAAGTAAAAAAGGTGCATTGCTTTCAACTTTTGGATTAGGTGTTTTGATCTTTGTTGATGATTATTTTAATTGTTTAACTGTTGGAAGCGTCATGCGAAATATATGCGATGAATTGAAAATATCACGTGCAAAACTGGCTTATATTATTGATTCAACAGCTGCACCAATTTGTATTATTGCACCAATTTCAAGTTGGGCAGCCGCAGTGAGTGGTTATACGAGCGGTGATGGATTTACGCTTTTTTTAGAAACAATTCCTTTTAATCTCTATGCACTTTTGACAATTGTTATGGTCTTATGTGTTATTCATTTTGATTTGAATATTGGAACTATGAAAGAATATGAATTGTCTGCCCAAAATGGTGATGTTCATCATGGTCATGAAGAATATAAAGATGTTAATTATATTGAGACATCTGATAAGGGTAGAGTTTTAGATTTGATTTTACCTGTTCTATTCTTAATTGTAAGTTGTATTACATGTATGATTTATACAGGTGGATTCTTTGAAGGCGTTTCTTTTATTGAAGCTTTTACCAATTGCAATGCTTCTTTAGGATTGGTATTAGGCTCATTTTTGACATTGGTTTTTACCTTCTTGTTATATCTCCCACGTCATGTTCTTTCTTATAATGAATTTGCCGAATGTTTACCAACAGGATTTAAAATGATGGTACCTGCTATGACAATCTTAGCATTGGCATGGACATTAGGTGATATTGTTTCGACTCATTTACAGGCTGGCTTGTTTGTTTCGACAATGTTAGAACAGTATCAGATAAGTGTTGCTATTTTACCAGCATGTTTATTTGTTATTGGAGCAGGGCTAGCTTTTGCAACAGGAACATCTTGGGGAACTTTTGGGATTCTTATTCCCATTGTAACTGCTATTTTTACAGAAGGAAATCCGATGCTAGTGATTTGTATATCTTCTATTTTAGCAGGGGCTGTTTGTGGTGATCATATTTCTCCAATATCAGATACGACAATTATGGCATCAGCAGGTGCCCAATGTCATCATGTTGGTCATGTCTCTACTCAACTTCCTTATGCTATGATTGTTGGGAGTGCCTGTGTTGTTGGTTATATTGTTGCAGGCTTGACGCAAAATGTTTGGCTAACTTTTTTAAGTGGTTTGTTTTCTCTAGGAGTCATTATTCTTTTTATAAAAAAGCGTGCATCATAA
- a CDS encoding MazG nucleotide pyrophosphohydrolase domain-containing protein, with the protein MSDFSINQMQEMQRNLQNKYKDKWEPINQETGKNKMLWMIGEIGEVIDIVKKHGDINASTDIELRKDLVEELADVLMYDNDILLCYNITEDELKQAYCEKFQKNMKCW; encoded by the coding sequence ATGTCAGATTTTAGTATCAATCAAATGCAGGAAATGCAAAGAAATCTTCAAAATAAGTATAAGGATAAATGGGAACCCATTAATCAAGAAACAGGAAAAAATAAGATGCTTTGGATGATTGGTGAAATAGGTGAAGTTATTGATATTGTCAAAAAACATGGAGATATAAATGCTTCTACTGATATTGAATTAAGAAAAGATCTTGTTGAAGAATTGGCTGATGTTCTTATGTATGATAATGATATATTGTTATGTTATAACATAACTGAAGATGAGTTAAAACAAGCTTATTGTGAGAAATTTCAAAAAAACATGAAATGTTGGTAA